Proteins encoded together in one Nostoc sp. PCC 7524 window:
- a CDS encoding GUN4 domain-containing protein — MTQNPQDQNISITPESVKQLVKSKLINFGISGALLLLAVHFARNSEWKKAGLCAVAAVAVWFVKKLIPRIDQRIDKLLDWIFSNAERLALDLWAKLTSDFEGKYYQRLKFDCREYEIRGINRGALQLENVFVPLKMAQKVAEQIPQDINYPRELINPLEQQEIGNLLVQMKRDVYFKRLAILGAPGCGKSTLLRHIILMYATRKQRRLHPKAPKLIPVLLQLRDIYQEIIQNPEIPLAEIIENTVKKLQASEPLQPRKNWFAKRLRESKCLVMLDGLDEIPDDEQRQNVSAWVDKQIGIYPDSCFILTSRPEGYRQAPLTQNVCQLEVQPFIREQRDKFIQDWYFHRVKREYNNKVDLGVRDRAKKQANNLIEQIEVSSSLKLMARNPLLLNMIAITHEPHQTLSNKRVDLYKEICRVLLEGRQRVKGQTTLLSAEQKQSVLKSLALELMQQNTQAFTLDEFSRREKTYKQAKSLIKDKLDRFPQVTITPEDFIKKDDIGVRELLSDKQQEGIYEFAHKTFQEYFAAVEIKDSRQENLLLEAFNDETKLAWWRETIRFYAAQTDASQLIANALNHANISVLALAYQCSKEAQELEPSVKQQLTAKLEQGLASNNLAEFTLAAEVKLADRMSQLNHDFLDEINVEQDSITVDSSYITWAEYQLFFNETSTPSTLANKRQAQQPVTNISFWDANRFCAWLSLRSRQELAEPGICYRQALKPEQNADGKIQLLRFQIPTRYAQLAYYLAAGKWKEADEETFQVMLEAAGSEKHGFLELEDIREFPCEDLRIIDQLWVNYSNGHFGFSVQKDIYLSVGGILEGSRTSSPFKKVLVPFQWIYTRFGGRVRDKEDEINKAYKAYQRFSNIVGWNMSAIWSIDPTNIRFIDSSKVNYSTIAPKGHLPTIRDSIDFATEWTTVMSFLSRVEACQS; from the coding sequence ATGACACAAAACCCACAAGACCAAAACATATCCATAACGCCGGAAAGTGTTAAGCAACTCGTTAAGTCCAAACTGATTAATTTCGGTATTTCTGGGGCTTTGCTCTTGCTTGCAGTTCATTTCGCCCGCAACTCGGAATGGAAAAAAGCGGGGTTGTGTGCAGTAGCGGCTGTTGCTGTCTGGTTTGTTAAAAAACTCATTCCACGCATCGATCAACGCATAGATAAACTACTAGACTGGATATTCAGTAATGCTGAAAGATTAGCTTTGGATTTGTGGGCAAAGCTCACCTCAGATTTTGAAGGTAAATATTATCAAAGATTAAAATTTGACTGTCGAGAATATGAAATCCGGGGAATTAATCGCGGTGCTTTACAATTAGAAAATGTGTTTGTTCCCCTCAAAATGGCGCAGAAAGTAGCGGAACAAATACCACAAGATATTAATTATCCGCGAGAATTAATTAATCCACTGGAACAGCAAGAAATTGGTAACTTGCTAGTACAAATGAAAAGGGATGTTTACTTTAAAAGATTAGCTATTTTAGGTGCGCCTGGTTGTGGTAAATCTACTCTCCTTAGACACATTATTTTAATGTATGCGACGCGCAAACAACGGCGTTTACATCCCAAAGCACCGAAATTAATTCCGGTTTTGCTGCAATTGCGAGACATTTACCAAGAAATAATTCAAAATCCTGAGATACCTTTAGCAGAAATTATTGAGAACACAGTTAAAAAACTCCAAGCTAGTGAACCTCTGCAACCGCGTAAAAATTGGTTTGCTAAACGCCTGCGTGAAAGTAAATGTTTAGTCATGCTGGATGGACTAGATGAAATTCCAGATGATGAGCAAAGGCAAAATGTGAGTGCATGGGTTGATAAACAAATTGGGATATATCCTGATAGTTGTTTTATTCTCACTTCTCGCCCAGAAGGTTATCGCCAAGCACCACTAACACAAAATGTCTGTCAGTTGGAAGTACAGCCATTTATCCGTGAACAACGAGATAAATTTATTCAAGATTGGTATTTTCATCGTGTTAAACGAGAATATAACAATAAGGTAGATTTGGGTGTCAGAGATCGCGCCAAAAAACAGGCTAATAATCTCATTGAACAAATCGAAGTATCCTCATCTTTAAAACTGATGGCAAGAAATCCTTTATTGTTAAATATGATTGCCATCACCCATGAACCACATCAGACTTTATCTAATAAACGTGTAGATTTATATAAAGAAATTTGTCGAGTATTGTTAGAAGGTAGACAACGAGTTAAAGGACAAACTACGCTACTTTCTGCCGAACAAAAGCAATCTGTTTTAAAGTCTCTGGCTCTAGAGTTAATGCAACAAAATACCCAAGCATTTACTTTAGATGAATTTTCCCGTCGTGAAAAGACATACAAACAGGCGAAGTCTCTTATCAAAGACAAATTAGATAGATTTCCTCAAGTCACAATTACGCCAGAAGACTTTATTAAAAAAGATGATATAGGCGTGCGCGAGTTACTGAGTGATAAACAACAAGAGGGTATTTATGAATTTGCTCATAAAACCTTTCAAGAATATTTCGCAGCCGTTGAAATCAAAGACTCTCGACAAGAGAATTTATTACTGGAGGCATTTAATGATGAGACTAAGCTGGCTTGGTGGCGAGAAACAATTCGATTTTATGCCGCCCAAACAGATGCTAGCCAATTAATTGCCAATGCTCTTAATCATGCCAATATATCTGTATTAGCTCTGGCTTATCAGTGCAGCAAAGAAGCTCAAGAACTAGAACCTTCTGTAAAACAGCAGTTAACAGCTAAATTAGAACAAGGTTTAGCATCTAATAATTTAGCTGAATTTACTTTGGCGGCTGAAGTTAAACTTGCTGATAGGATGAGTCAGCTAAATCATGATTTCTTGGATGAAATTAATGTTGAACAAGACAGCATTACAGTTGATAGTAGTTATATAACTTGGGCAGAATATCAACTATTTTTCAATGAAACAAGTACACCAAGTACCTTAGCCAATAAAAGACAAGCTCAACAGCCTGTTACTAATATTAGCTTTTGGGATGCTAATCGGTTTTGTGCTTGGTTGAGTTTAAGAAGTCGCCAAGAATTAGCTGAACCAGGAATTTGTTATAGACAAGCATTAAAACCAGAACAAAATGCTGATGGTAAAATTCAACTGCTGCGGTTTCAAATACCTACTCGCTATGCACAACTTGCTTACTACCTAGCAGCAGGTAAATGGAAAGAAGCGGACGAGGAAACATTTCAGGTGATGTTGGAAGCTGCGGGAAGTGAAAAACATGGCTTTCTGGAACTAGAAGACATTCGGGAATTCCCCTGCGAAGATTTGAGAATTATTGATCAATTATGGGTCAATTACAGCAATGGACACTTTGGGTTTAGTGTTCAGAAAGACATTTATCTCAGTGTAGGCGGAATTTTAGAAGGAAGTCGAACAAGTTCACCTTTCAAAAAGGTTCTTGTTCCCTTCCAATGGATATATACCCGTTTTGGTGGTAGAGTAAGGGATAAGGAAGATGAAATAAACAAAGCTTACAAAGCTTATCAACGCTTCAGTAATATTGTGGGTTGGAATATGTCTGCAATTTGGTCGATAGACCCAACAAATATCAGGTTTATAGACAGTTCAAAAGTAAATTATAGTACAATTGCTCCAAAGGGACACTTGCCTACAATTAGAGATAGTATCGATTTTGCGACGGAGTGGACTACAGTAATGAGTTTTTTATCTCGTGTTGAAGCCTGTCAAAGTTAA
- a CDS encoding CO2 hydration protein yields MVTLKNKQKNHPLSEYIKRLQTGEALLADSPENVLEVVGILKSYGVVLDAYSKNLIYIAENQFLVFFPFFKYFNGEITWQKLLRHWWHDRINFEYAEYCMKAMMWHGGGGLDAYLDTKEFQQRAQAVIKAKFANNPLVMGLNQLFPDFLIEQLRVSSYYSGLGQFWRVMADIFLNLSDRYDRGEIQTIPQVVDHIKAGLVADALRPITYAVKINKKVYDIIPKSLGLTFLADTALPYVEAVFFRGTPFLGTVSYNAQAYQIPPDQARFQYGALYADPLPIGGAGIPPTLLMQDMRHYLPEYLHEIYRRSPRGEDDLRVQICMTFQKSMFCVTTAAILGLMPYPADTQEPSEQKANQIYLEKWMDRFTTSRLVDVNS; encoded by the coding sequence ATGGTCACTCTTAAAAACAAGCAGAAAAACCATCCATTATCCGAGTATATTAAACGCCTACAAACTGGAGAAGCTTTACTGGCAGACAGTCCAGAAAATGTCTTAGAAGTTGTCGGTATCCTGAAAAGCTACGGGGTAGTTTTAGATGCTTACTCTAAAAATCTTATTTACATAGCAGAAAATCAATTTCTAGTATTTTTCCCGTTTTTCAAATATTTTAATGGTGAAATCACCTGGCAAAAATTACTGCGTCATTGGTGGCACGACAGAATTAATTTTGAATATGCCGAGTATTGCATGAAAGCCATGATGTGGCATGGTGGCGGTGGTTTAGATGCGTATTTAGATACCAAAGAATTTCAACAAAGAGCGCAAGCAGTAATCAAAGCAAAATTTGCGAACAATCCCTTAGTCATGGGTTTGAATCAACTGTTTCCCGACTTTTTAATTGAACAGTTACGTGTGTCTTCCTACTATAGTGGTTTAGGTCAATTTTGGCGGGTGATGGCTGATATTTTCCTCAACTTATCAGACCGTTATGACCGGGGTGAAATTCAAACCATTCCTCAAGTTGTAGACCATATTAAAGCCGGTTTAGTAGCAGATGCCTTAAGACCAATTACTTACGCTGTAAAAATTAACAAAAAAGTCTATGATATTATTCCTAAAAGTTTAGGGTTGACTTTTTTAGCAGATACTGCTTTACCCTATGTAGAAGCGGTTTTCTTTAGAGGCACTCCATTTTTGGGAACAGTTTCATATAATGCCCAAGCATATCAAATTCCACCGGATCAAGCTCGATTCCAGTACGGGGCATTATATGCTGATCCTTTACCCATTGGTGGTGCGGGTATTCCTCCTACCTTGCTCATGCAAGATATGCGCCATTATTTACCAGAGTATCTGCATGAAATTTATCGCCGCAGTCCCAGAGGTGAAGATGATTTGCGCGTGCAGATTTGTATGACGTTCCAAAAATCAATGTTTTGTGTGACGACAGCCGCGATTTTAGGATTGATGCCTTATCCTGCGGATACACAAGAGCCATCAGAACAGAAAGCCAATCAAATTTATCTAGAAAAATGGATGGATAGATTTACAACATCGCGGTTGGTTGATGTTAACAGTTAA
- a CDS encoding Uma2 family endonuclease, whose amino-acid sequence MTSATNLDTDLTPFPDHTQLPESDGTFVKNWQEHPQSILLTDSIQPVLKQLHPDGQYCIGQDLGIYWRLTDPPEKGAEAPDWFYVGNVPPLLDGQTRRSYVLWREFIAPSIALEFVSGDGTEERDKTPWKGKFWIYEQVIHPAFYGIYEVKKASVEVYELIGGRYQLLSANERGRYPITPLGVELGIWEGEYQNAELPWLRWWDLQGNLLLTGEERAEQERQRAEQERQRAEQERQRSDRLIAQLRALGVEPDV is encoded by the coding sequence ATGACCTCTGCAACTAATCTAGACACTGACCTCACCCCATTTCCCGACCATACGCAGCTACCAGAGTCCGACGGCACTTTTGTGAAAAATTGGCAAGAACATCCTCAAAGTATTTTATTGACGGACTCAATTCAACCCGTCCTCAAACAATTACATCCTGATGGTCAATATTGTATTGGTCAGGACTTAGGCATTTATTGGCGTTTAACTGACCCCCCAGAGAAAGGCGCAGAAGCACCGGATTGGTTTTACGTAGGAAATGTCCCGCCTTTACTTGATGGACAAACACGCAGGTCTTATGTATTATGGCGTGAGTTTATTGCTCCATCAATTGCTTTGGAATTTGTCTCTGGCGATGGTACAGAAGAACGAGACAAAACTCCCTGGAAGGGTAAATTTTGGATTTATGAGCAGGTGATTCATCCGGCTTTTTACGGTATCTATGAAGTGAAAAAGGCCAGTGTAGAAGTTTATGAATTAATTGGTGGTAGATATCAGCTATTATCAGCCAATGAACGCGGACGTTATCCTATCACACCCTTGGGAGTTGAGTTAGGTATATGGGAGGGTGAATATCAAAATGCTGAATTACCCTGGCTACGTTGGTGGGATTTGCAAGGTAATTTGTTGCTGACTGGTGAAGAGAGAGCCGAACAGGAACGTCAACGAGCAGAACAGGAACGTCAACGAGCAGAACAGGAACGTCAAAGAAGCGATCGCCTGATTGCTCAATTGCGCGCTCTTGGCGTTGAACCAGATGTATAA
- a CDS encoding oxygenase MpaB family protein: MQQGRYKNLHLIQQLDPVNDHCQIYHWMDGYEFPWDITRSLEVALMRTYCIPSISKLLNQTGEFIHRPQKRYDDTTIIMVEIVKWGYDSDRGKQALERMNAIHRRFKIDNADFLYVLSTFIYEPIRWNERFGWRLMCEQEKLAAFYFWCEVGKRMDIQNIPESYAEFERYNLDYERQNFHYSETNRRVGEATRDLFLSWFPGWMRSLLAPMIYALLDDTMLDAFGFPHPSPFLRSTVANILKLRARLLRLLPPRTQPNFYIDSPIRTYPNGYEIGKLGPAENISR, from the coding sequence ATGCAACAAGGTCGCTATAAAAATCTTCATTTGATTCAGCAACTAGACCCAGTAAACGACCATTGCCAGATTTATCATTGGATGGACGGCTATGAGTTTCCTTGGGACATAACGCGTTCCCTGGAAGTTGCACTGATGCGAACTTACTGTATTCCTAGCATTTCTAAATTACTGAATCAAACAGGGGAATTTATTCATCGTCCCCAAAAACGCTATGATGATACAACTATAATTATGGTTGAGATTGTCAAGTGGGGATATGATAGCGATCGCGGTAAGCAAGCCTTAGAACGGATGAATGCCATCCACCGCCGCTTCAAGATTGATAACGCTGATTTTCTGTATGTGCTTTCGACTTTTATTTACGAGCCTATCCGGTGGAATGAGCGTTTTGGTTGGCGGTTAATGTGTGAACAAGAAAAATTAGCCGCTTTTTACTTCTGGTGCGAAGTAGGTAAGCGCATGGATATTCAAAATATCCCCGAAAGCTATGCAGAATTTGAACGCTATAACTTAGACTACGAACGCCAAAACTTTCACTATTCAGAGACTAATCGACGTGTGGGGGAAGCAACCCGTGATTTGTTTTTGAGTTGGTTTCCTGGGTGGATGCGATCGCTCTTAGCGCCCATGATTTATGCTTTACTAGATGATACAATGCTCGATGCTTTTGGCTTTCCCCATCCCTCGCCGTTTCTGCGTTCTACTGTAGCTAATATTTTGAAATTACGCGCTAGATTACTGCGGTTATTACCACCACGCACTCAGCCAAACTTTTATATTGATTCTCCCATCCGCACCTATCCCAATGGCTATGAGATAGGGAAGTTAGGGCCAGCAGAAAATATCAGCAGATAA
- a CDS encoding NADH-quinone oxidoreductase subunit M produces MLSALIFAPLLGALLVGLFPAGENGKISRGMALVVASLTCLWSVIIASQFNPGEVSQQFTEFLPWIDVLGLNYNLGVDGLSLPLLVLNGLLTGIAIYSSDESLQRPRFYYSLILLLSAGVSGAFLAQDLLLFFLFYELELIPLYLLIAIWGGAKRGYAATKFLIYTAVSGILILASFLGLVWLSGAGNFALATLNAKSLPLATQLLLLGGILIGFGIKMPLVPLHTWLPDAHVEASTPISVLLAGVLLKLGTYGLLRFGMNLLPEAWGYLAPWLAVWAVVSVLYGSSCAIAQTDMKKMVAYSSIGHMGYVLLAAAAATPLSTLGAIMQMISHGLISALLFLLVGVVYKKTGSRDLNVVRGLLNPERGMPMIGSLMVLGVMASAGTPGMVGFISEFIVFRGSFPVFPVQTLLSMLGTGLTAVYFLILVNRAFFGRLSEPVMNLPRVYWSDRAPAMILAALILIFGIQPAWLVHWTEPTVTTMVSVEHPVATVSLDQIKSKS; encoded by the coding sequence ATGCTAAGTGCCTTAATTTTTGCCCCTTTATTGGGTGCGCTATTAGTTGGTTTATTTCCTGCTGGCGAGAATGGCAAAATTTCCCGTGGTATGGCTTTAGTTGTTGCAAGTTTAACTTGCTTGTGGTCAGTGATCATAGCTAGCCAATTCAATCCAGGGGAAGTTAGTCAGCAGTTTACAGAGTTTCTACCCTGGATAGATGTCTTGGGATTAAACTATAATCTGGGAGTAGATGGCTTATCTCTACCGTTGCTAGTGTTGAATGGATTATTGACTGGCATAGCCATCTACAGCAGTGATGAATCTCTGCAACGTCCTCGGTTTTATTACTCTTTGATACTGCTGTTAAGTGCTGGAGTATCAGGCGCTTTTCTCGCCCAGGATTTACTCCTATTTTTCTTATTTTACGAGTTAGAACTAATTCCCCTGTATTTGCTGATTGCGATTTGGGGTGGTGCTAAACGGGGTTATGCAGCTACAAAATTTCTGATTTACACTGCTGTTTCCGGGATATTAATTCTAGCCAGTTTCCTCGGCTTGGTGTGGTTGAGTGGTGCAGGTAATTTCGCCTTAGCAACTTTAAATGCTAAGTCACTACCCTTAGCCACACAATTGCTACTGTTGGGGGGAATTTTAATCGGTTTTGGCATCAAAATGCCCTTAGTTCCTTTGCACACTTGGCTACCTGATGCCCACGTTGAAGCTTCGACACCGATTTCTGTGTTGTTGGCGGGTGTATTGTTGAAGTTAGGAACCTATGGCTTGTTACGCTTTGGGATGAACTTATTACCAGAAGCATGGGGATATTTAGCCCCTTGGTTAGCAGTTTGGGCAGTGGTGAGCGTGTTGTATGGTTCATCTTGTGCGATCGCGCAAACTGATATGAAGAAAATGGTAGCCTATAGTTCTATTGGACATATGGGTTATGTATTGCTAGCCGCCGCCGCCGCCACACCATTAAGTACCTTGGGCGCTATCATGCAAATGATTAGCCACGGTTTAATTTCGGCTCTCCTGTTTTTATTGGTGGGTGTGGTGTATAAAAAAACTGGTAGCCGTGATTTAAACGTGGTTCGCGGATTGCTAAACCCAGAACGGGGTATGCCGATGATTGGCAGTTTAATGGTGTTAGGAGTGATGGCTAGTGCTGGAACTCCAGGAATGGTAGGGTTTATTTCGGAATTTATTGTATTTCGGGGGAGTTTTCCAGTTTTTCCTGTACAAACGCTGTTATCAATGCTGGGTACGGGTTTAACGGCAGTGTATTTCTTGATTCTGGTTAACCGGGCCTTTTTTGGTCGCTTGTCTGAGCCAGTAATGAACCTACCTAGAGTTTACTGGAGCGATCGCGCCCCGGCAATGATTCTCGCTGCCCTAATTTTAATTTTCGGTATCCAACCCGCTTGGTTAGTACATTGGACTGAACCAACAGTCACAACTATGGTGAGTGTAGAACATCCGGTTGCTACTGTTTCTTTAGACCAAATCAAAAGCAAAAGCTAA